A single region of the candidate division WOR-3 bacterium genome encodes:
- a CDS encoding DNA translocase FtsK 4TM domain-containing protein yields the protein MSILTLVIAVIVLGFACTVLIYIAQYLEEKKRRKLTGIIAFFLGVLFFISQISFLIFPEKQDKNFGGLFGYHISRWLFSVIGLYLFVIPGLLWYFGYLYLFENERKDGYHLLYLIPIGVLTDIILSLFLKWSPLTDISGGGFIGDIIKDFLIKFFGYPGTYIIIIFGLLIIAFMAMKRFIIPHKSSTTSRVQTPRVTPIVEPSSKVEEKIEKEEKEKSEEEKRRTGKVPKKRESPRLDFKTEFLKILAEPTKKIGVDTEILRKEAEILEQRLAEFDVQGKVVNFESGPVITRFEFEPAPGIKVSRIASLDNDLALALKATRVRIVAPIPGKSAVGIEVPNRERSLVYLKSCLLDPNFNNNPSPLAIVLGEDITGNPVSDDISTMPHMLVAGTTGSGKSVCINTIIASLLYHATYRDVRFLMIDPKRLELPMYNPIPHLLRRAITEPKDAVDELESLVEIMESRYRDFARENVRDIDGYNEKMRKKNGDIKPYIVVIVDELADLMLTAPSEIEENITRLAQMSRAVGIHLILATQRPSVDVITGLIKANFPCRIAFQVASKTDSRTILDMNGAESLLGRGDMLFLPPGKGTPIRLHGAYISTDEVCGISRLIARQYLYELLKDLEEDLEEVVNTILDEELWTVFIDQEDPAFEEKKKSLMNIMPGEKIDEIIENGYYPKLGEVVPEETTSTEIGEGEVDPMFPEAARLVFRHQVASVSLLQRRLNLGYARAGRIIDQLEAAGIVEPFQGSKSRKVLIQDPEELEAIIARYQ from the coding sequence ATGTCCATTCTGACATTGGTCATTGCCGTGATAGTGCTGGGGTTTGCTTGTACTGTCCTTATTTATATCGCCCAGTATCTTGAAGAAAAAAAGAGGAGGAAATTAACCGGAATCATCGCCTTTTTTTTGGGCGTTCTCTTTTTCATTTCACAAATTTCTTTTTTAATCTTCCCGGAAAAACAAGATAAAAATTTCGGGGGGCTCTTCGGATATCATATCTCCCGCTGGTTATTCTCCGTGATCGGTCTCTATCTCTTCGTCATCCCCGGACTTCTTTGGTACTTTGGTTATCTCTACCTTTTTGAAAACGAAAGAAAAGATGGTTATCATCTCTTATACTTAATACCAATTGGTGTTTTGACCGACATCATCCTTTCGCTGTTTCTAAAATGGAGCCCTTTGACTGATATTTCAGGTGGTGGCTTTATTGGGGATATCATCAAAGATTTTCTGATTAAATTTTTCGGCTACCCCGGTACCTATATAATAATCATCTTTGGTCTCCTCATCATTGCCTTTATGGCTATGAAAAGATTTATCATCCCCCATAAATCTTCAACAACCTCTCGGGTTCAAACACCCCGTGTGACCCCCATCGTTGAACCATCCAGCAAGGTTGAGGAGAAGATCGAAAAAGAAGAAAAGGAGAAATCCGAAGAGGAGAAAAGAAGAACCGGAAAAGTTCCGAAAAAAAGGGAATCTCCACGCCTTGATTTTAAAACTGAATTTTTAAAGATTCTCGCTGAACCCACCAAAAAAATCGGGGTTGATACCGAGATTTTAAGGAAAGAGGCGGAAATCCTTGAACAGCGTCTTGCTGAATTCGATGTCCAGGGTAAGGTTGTCAACTTTGAATCCGGTCCGGTAATCACCCGGTTTGAATTTGAACCTGCACCTGGTATAAAGGTGAGTCGAATTGCAAGTTTAGATAATGACCTGGCTCTCGCTTTAAAGGCGACGCGGGTAAGAATAGTTGCGCCCATCCCTGGAAAATCGGCAGTGGGGATTGAAGTACCTAATAGAGAACGGAGTCTTGTATATTTGAAAAGCTGTCTTTTGGACCCAAATTTTAATAACAACCCTTCTCCCCTCGCAATTGTGCTGGGCGAAGATATCACCGGCAATCCAGTTAGTGATGATATCTCCACCATGCCCCACATGCTGGTGGCAGGAACCACCGGCTCGGGGAAAAGCGTCTGCATCAATACAATCATTGCCAGCCTTTTATATCATGCGACATATCGGGATGTGCGTTTTTTAATGATTGACCCCAAGCGCCTTGAGTTACCGATGTATAATCCCATCCCCCATCTTTTACGCCGCGCCATCACCGAACCCAAGGATGCAGTAGATGAATTGGAATCCCTAGTGGAGATAATGGAGTCTCGCTACCGAGATTTTGCCCGTGAGAATGTCCGTGACATCGATGGCTACAACGAAAAGATGCGCAAGAAAAACGGTGATATCAAACCCTATATCGTGGTGATCGTTGACGAACTTGCTGATCTGATGCTCACCGCGCCCAGTGAAATCGAAGAGAATATCACCCGCCTTGCCCAGATGTCAAGGGCGGTAGGGATCCACCTGATTCTGGCTACTCAACGTCCCTCGGTGGATGTAATCACCGGTTTGATCAAAGCGAATTTTCCCTGTCGGATTGCCTTCCAGGTTGCTTCTAAAACCGATTCCAGAACCATTCTGGATATGAATGGTGCAGAATCGCTCTTGGGCCGGGGTGATATGCTTTTTTTGCCGCCCGGAAAGGGCACCCCGATTCGTTTACATGGTGCCTACATTTCTACCGACGAAGTCTGCGGTATCAGTCGCTTGATTGCCCGGCAGTATTTATATGAACTACTCAAAGACCTGGAAGAAGACCTGGAAGAAGTGGTAAATACAATTCTTGATGAAGAGCTCTGGACGGTTTTCATCGACCAGGAAGATCCGGCTTTTGAGGAAAAAAAGAAATCGTTGATGAACATCATGCCAGGAGAAAAAATTGATGAGATTATAGAAAACGGCTATTACCCGAAACTGGGTGAAGTGGTACCTGAAGAGACTACCAGTACCGAAATTGGCGAAGGCGAAGTGGATCCTATGTTTCCGGAGGCTGCCCGGTTGGTTTTCCGGCATCAGGTAGCAAGTGTCTCATTATTACAGCGCCGCTTGAATCTGGGTTATGCCCGTGCGGGCCGCATCATTGATCAACTTGAAGCGGCAGGCATCGTAGAGCCATTCCAGGGGAGTAAATCTCGTAAGGTACTTATTCAAGATCCAGAAGAATTAGAAGCAATCATTGCCCGGTATCAATAG
- a CDS encoding nitroreductase family protein — translation MEVFETIKWRRSIRKFSSQKIEREKLLRILEAGRLAPSSSNRQAWHFVVVEDEGLIRQIPEKVVPGTKSIISWIKEAPLVIVGCYTQALTHFLARLYGHENHLIDISIAMTHMVLEATELGIGTCFVGWFNEKHLKKLLKIPAHYRIAMLIALGYPAEPSTPEGIGGIKPRPRKELKEIVSYNEWGKKLF, via the coding sequence ATGGAAGTATTTGAAACTATTAAGTGGCGTAGAAGCATAAGAAAATTTTCATCCCAAAAAATTGAAAGGGAAAAACTCCTAAGAATCCTTGAAGCCGGTCGGCTCGCTCCCTCATCCAGCAATCGACAGGCATGGCATTTTGTCGTGGTGGAAGATGAAGGCTTAATTAGGCAAATCCCAGAAAAGGTTGTCCCGGGAACAAAGAGCATTATTTCTTGGATAAAAGAAGCCCCTTTGGTAATTGTTGGTTGCTATACGCAGGCACTCACCCATTTCCTTGCCCGATTATATGGGCACGAGAATCACTTGATCGATATCTCAATTGCTATGACCCATATGGTTCTGGAAGCCACCGAACTGGGAATCGGCACCTGCTTTGTGGGCTGGTTCAATGAAAAACATCTAAAAAAACTTTTGAAAATTCCTGCCCATTACCGAATTGCGATGCTCATTGCCCTGGGTTATCCGGCAGAACCCTCAACCCCTGAAGGTATAGGCGGCATCAAACCCCGTCCGAGAAAAGAACTTAAGGAGATCGTCTCGTATAACGAATGGGGGAAAAAACTCTTTTGA
- a CDS encoding HU family DNA-binding protein has translation MRRDQLIEAISAKFGSIYPKVDIEKLIDAFIDFIIETLVKEKRIEIRKFGTFELRRRPGRTSRAPKTGKEFTLPDRYVPFFRPSKVFKNIIMERTKP, from the coding sequence ATGCGCCGTGACCAATTAATTGAAGCAATATCGGCAAAATTTGGTTCTATATATCCCAAAGTGGATATTGAAAAACTTATTGATGCCTTTATTGACTTTATCATTGAAACCCTGGTGAAGGAAAAAAGGATAGAAATTAGAAAATTTGGCACATTTGAATTGCGGAGACGCCCCGGCCGGACCTCGCGGGCGCCCAAAACCGGCAAGGAATTCACCCTTCCTGATCGGTATGTTCCCTTTTTCCGGCCGTCAAAAGTATTCAAAAATATTATAATGGAAAGGACGAAGCCTTAA
- a CDS encoding zinc ribbon domain-containing protein: MPVFEFRCCDCNFKFEELILKKSEIENIRCPQCSSKNIEKLFSIFGFGSKGTNGESIGPKSACSGCQRTTCAGCK, encoded by the coding sequence ATGCCTGTTTTTGAATTCCGCTGTTGTGATTGTAATTTTAAATTTGAAGAACTGATATTAAAGAAAAGCGAAATAGAAAATATCCGGTGTCCACAGTGCTCAAGCAAAAATATTGAAAAATTGTTTTCAATATTTGGTTTCGGGAGCAAGGGGACCAATGGAGAGAGTATCGGTCCCAAAAGTGCCTGTAGTGGATGCCAGCGCACAACCTGCGCCGGATGTAAATAA
- a CDS encoding flippase: MDKISKNFVRLFFGEGLSHLFGFITNAYIARILGVEGFGLINYSLAFLTYLLLFSNIGFTTLGTREVSREQNDNTLIGTITGARFTLTLLLFIFFLSLLTVIPGTTQVKTVILFYLFTGIPYAFNLEFVFQAREEMGIVATGKIIQSLGYLIFILILLRNPKQILTIPIAFFAGYTIATILLIFFFIKRYKRLYVLFNFSAFANLLSAALPIGLATIIYQAVFNLPTIWLRMLYGEKEVGLFSAGFKIVLLLLIIERVFYYLVFPILSRASKKNPAHLPLIIELFTLTLMVITLIVALGVGIFASKIIGLIYGTNFIAATPVLRILLLYFITAPLNTLWGYALVALNQERKFFKVIFLIALMNLLMIPVLGYLFKGTGVALAIFLSEFIGLLIMHQKLSGVIQFRMPPPVNLPRIKEILNPF, from the coding sequence ATGGACAAAATATCTAAAAATTTTGTCAGGCTCTTTTTTGGCGAGGGATTAAGCCACTTGTTCGGATTTATTACAAACGCCTATATCGCCCGTATCTTGGGTGTGGAAGGTTTTGGTTTGATAAATTATTCCCTGGCTTTCCTTACCTACCTTTTGCTCTTCAGCAATATCGGATTTACAACGCTCGGTACCCGGGAAGTCTCCCGGGAACAAAATGACAATACACTAATTGGCACAATCACCGGAGCGAGGTTTACGCTAACACTTCTCCTTTTCATTTTTTTCCTTTCTTTGCTTACCGTGATCCCAGGAACCACCCAGGTTAAAACGGTAATCCTGTTTTATCTCTTTACCGGGATACCCTATGCCTTTAATCTTGAATTTGTCTTTCAAGCGCGGGAAGAGATGGGAATCGTCGCAACCGGTAAAATAATCCAGAGTCTGGGTTATCTGATTTTCATTCTTATATTGCTCCGGAACCCAAAACAGATTCTTACCATACCCATAGCTTTTTTCGCCGGATACACAATTGCCACAATATTGCTCATTTTTTTCTTTATCAAAAGATATAAAAGGCTATATGTTTTGTTCAACTTTTCGGCATTCGCCAATCTGTTATCCGCAGCCCTACCTATTGGATTGGCAACCATCATTTATCAGGCAGTATTCAATCTTCCCACCATCTGGCTTAGAATGCTATATGGTGAAAAAGAAGTTGGTCTTTTCAGTGCGGGTTTTAAGATAGTGCTTTTATTGTTGATCATCGAGCGGGTATTTTATTATCTTGTTTTTCCAATTCTTTCACGTGCGAGCAAAAAAAATCCTGCTCATCTTCCGTTAATAATCGAACTTTTTACCCTTACACTTATGGTGATTACGCTCATCGTTGCACTGGGTGTCGGAATATTTGCTTCCAAAATAATTGGATTGATTTATGGGACCAACTTTATAGCGGCTACCCCGGTGTTGAGGATCCTTTTGCTTTATTTTATCACTGCACCTCTCAACACCCTCTGGGGTTATGCACTAGTGGCCCTTAACCAAGAGAGAAAATTTTTTAAAGTTATCTTTTTGATTGCCCTAATGAATTTGCTGATGATACCGGTCCTCGGCTATCTTTTCAAAGGAACTGGTGTGGCATTAGCAATATTTCTGAGCGAATTCATCGGACTATTAATTATGCACCAAAAGTTGAGCGGGGTTATTCAATTTCGGATGCCCCCACCGGTCAATTTGCCGAGGATAAAGGAAATATTGAATCCTTTCTGA
- the nth gene encoding endonuclease III, which translates to MEKDKKLIAEKIIAGIKKHFPEPRIELNYKNEFELLIAVLLSAQTTDKKVNEVTPMLFSKYPTPEKLAHADMADLCKIIKPLGFFRRKSALIKKCAQVIVEKFHGKIPATIEELTQLPGVGRKTASAVLVNAFGKPAIVVDTHVIRVTTERLKLSRAKEAEKIEQDLAKIFPEKDWQFIANGLVLFGRYICTAKNPNCPICALNQLCPYEKKTKK; encoded by the coding sequence ATGGAAAAAGATAAAAAATTAATTGCCGAAAAGATAATTGCAGGCATAAAAAAACATTTTCCAGAACCCCGGATTGAATTAAATTATAAAAATGAATTTGAACTGCTGATTGCCGTTCTTTTATCCGCCCAGACTACTGATAAAAAAGTAAACGAAGTGACACCAATGCTTTTTTCTAAATATCCCACACCTGAAAAACTTGCCCATGCCGACATGGCTGATTTATGCAAAATAATCAAACCTCTCGGATTTTTCAGGAGGAAATCCGCTTTAATAAAAAAATGCGCCCAGGTCATCGTAGAAAAGTTTCACGGCAAAATACCTGCAACGATTGAAGAACTCACCCAGCTTCCGGGAGTAGGTCGGAAGACTGCTTCCGCTGTCTTGGTCAACGCCTTCGGGAAACCGGCAATTGTCGTTGATACCCATGTCATAAGGGTTACCACCGAGCGGTTGAAATTAAGCCGGGCAAAGGAAGCTGAAAAGATCGAACAGGACCTGGCAAAGATTTTTCCAGAAAAAGACTGGCAGTTTATCGCCAATGGGCTTGTGCTCTTTGGCCGATACATCTGTACCGCCAAAAATCCAAACTGCCCCATTTGTGCCTTAAACCAACTCTGCCCATACGAGAAAAAGACAAAAAAGTAA